The following proteins come from a genomic window of Streptomyces sp. ALI-76-A:
- the argG gene encoding argininosuccinate synthase translates to MSKVLTSLPAGERVGIAFSGGLDTSVAVAWMRDKGAVPCTYTADIGQYDEPDIASVPGRARTYGAEIARLVDCRAALVEEGLAALTCGAFHIRSGGRAYFNTTPLGRAVTGTLLVRAMMEDDVQIWGDGSTFKGNDIERFYRYGLLANPHLRIYKPWLDADFVTELGGRKEMSEWLLAHDLPYRDSTEKAYSTDANIWGATHEAKTLEHLDTGVETVEPIMGVRFWDPEVEIATEDVTIGFDQGRPVTVDGKEFASPVDLVMEANAIGGRHGLGMSDQIENRIIEAKSRGIYEAPGMALLHAAYERLVNAIHNEDTLAQYHNEGRRLGRLMYEGRWLDPQALMVRESLQRWVGSAVTGTVTLRLRRGEDYSILDTTGPAFSYHPDKLSMERTEDSAFGPVDRIGQLTMRNLDIADSRAKLEQYAGLGLIGTASPAMGAAQAAATGLIGTMPEGGAEAIASRGQVSEDEAMLDRAAMEAGTD, encoded by the coding sequence ATGTCTAAGGTCCTCACCTCCCTTCCCGCCGGCGAGCGTGTCGGCATCGCCTTCTCGGGCGGCCTCGACACCTCCGTCGCGGTCGCGTGGATGCGCGACAAGGGTGCCGTCCCGTGCACCTACACCGCCGACATCGGCCAGTACGACGAGCCCGACATCGCCTCGGTGCCCGGCCGCGCGCGGACCTACGGTGCCGAGATCGCGCGCCTGGTCGACTGCCGTGCGGCGCTGGTCGAGGAGGGCCTGGCCGCGCTCACCTGCGGGGCGTTCCACATCCGTTCGGGCGGGCGGGCGTACTTCAACACCACCCCGCTCGGCCGGGCCGTCACCGGCACCCTGCTGGTGCGGGCGATGATGGAGGACGACGTCCAGATCTGGGGCGACGGCTCGACCTTCAAGGGCAACGACATCGAGCGGTTCTACCGCTACGGGCTGCTCGCCAACCCGCACCTGCGGATCTACAAGCCCTGGCTGGACGCGGACTTCGTGACCGAGCTCGGCGGCCGCAAGGAGATGTCGGAGTGGCTGCTCGCCCACGACCTGCCCTACCGCGACAGCACGGAGAAGGCGTACTCCACCGACGCCAACATCTGGGGCGCCACCCACGAGGCCAAGACCCTGGAGCACCTGGACACGGGCGTGGAGACCGTGGAGCCGATCATGGGCGTGCGGTTCTGGGACCCCGAGGTCGAGATCGCCACCGAGGACGTGACGATCGGCTTCGACCAGGGCCGCCCGGTGACGGTCGACGGCAAGGAGTTCGCCTCCCCGGTCGACCTGGTGATGGAGGCCAACGCCATCGGCGGCCGCCACGGCCTGGGTATGTCGGACCAGATCGAGAACCGGATCATCGAGGCCAAGAGCCGCGGCATCTACGAGGCGCCCGGCATGGCGCTGCTGCACGCGGCGTACGAGCGCCTGGTGAACGCCATCCACAACGAGGACACCCTCGCCCAGTACCACAACGAGGGTCGCCGCCTGGGCCGCCTGATGTACGAGGGCCGCTGGCTGGACCCGCAGGCGCTGATGGTGCGCGAGTCGTTGCAGCGCTGGGTCGGCTCCGCGGTCACCGGCACGGTGACGCTGCGGCTGCGGCGCGGTGAGGACTACTCGATCCTCGACACGACGGGCCCGGCGTTCAGCTACCACCCGGACAAGCTGTCGATGGAGCGCACCGAGGACTCCGCGTTCGGCCCGGTGGACCGGATCGGCCAGCTCACCATGCGCAACCTCGACATCGCCGACTCGCGGGCCAAGCTGGAGCAGTACGCCGGCCTCGGCCTGATCGGCACCGCCAGTCCCGCCATGGGGGCCGCCCAGGCCGCCGCGACCGGGCTCATCGGCACCATGCCGGAGGGCGGCGCGGAGGCCATCGCCTCCCGCGGCCAGGTCTCCGAGGACGAGGCGATGCTGGACCGCGCCGCGATGGAGGCCGGCACGGACTGA
- a CDS encoding DUF6629 family protein encodes MCWSATADLVAGTAVTGVGVACVARARGGRDLPLAALPLLLGVHQIVEAVVWESGGGRGPATMVWAVIALPLLAVWVPAGVLCVAPPHARRRLVLPLAVGAATAAVLAYGLVTAPVTAEIREHTVRYGFGLSHAALLVAGYLLATVGSLLLSGDRRLLMLGVLAALGAFVCWALWRLEFVSTWCAYAAVCSVVLFRWVRARPDPGRTAPDPAARTPGRRTG; translated from the coding sequence ATGTGTTGGAGTGCGACGGCCGATCTGGTGGCGGGCACCGCTGTCACGGGTGTGGGTGTCGCGTGCGTGGCGCGGGCGCGCGGCGGCCGGGATCTGCCGCTCGCCGCGCTGCCGCTGCTGCTCGGTGTCCACCAGATCGTCGAGGCGGTCGTCTGGGAATCGGGGGGTGGCCGCGGGCCCGCCACCATGGTCTGGGCCGTCATCGCGCTGCCCCTCCTGGCGGTGTGGGTGCCGGCGGGCGTGCTGTGTGTCGCCCCACCGCACGCCCGACGCCGGCTGGTCCTCCCGCTGGCCGTCGGAGCCGCGACGGCCGCTGTGCTCGCGTACGGGCTCGTCACCGCCCCGGTGACGGCTGAGATCCGTGAGCACACGGTCCGCTACGGCTTCGGCCTGTCCCACGCGGCGCTGCTCGTCGCCGGGTACCTCCTGGCGACCGTCGGTTCGCTGCTGCTGTCCGGTGACCGGCGGCTGCTGATGCTGGGCGTGCTGGCCGCCCTGGGCGCGTTCGTCTGCTGGGCCCTGTGGCGGCTGGAGTTCGTCTCGACCTGGTGCGCCTACGCGGCCGTGTGCTCCGTGGTGCTGTTCCGCTGGGTGCGCGCACGGCCGGACCCCGGGCGGACGGCGCCCGACCCGGCCGCGCGGACACCGGGCCGCAGGACCGGCTGA
- a CDS encoding FAD-dependent monooxygenase, producing MRRAGRDSGPRIAVVGAGIGGLTLAAALRTAGVPCVVYEQTREFSEIGAGVQLAPNAVRPLRRLGLGPALDEHAVRIDAVEFRTWQGASIARTELGAECERLFGAPYYSVHRAHLHEALRERAEPASLRPGRRLLRVEEHADRVRLVFEDGTVHEADVVVGADGIHSVVRDALVRDAPVFSGLSAFRGLVPADRVSPAARQPRVRLWLGPGGHFVCYPVSGGELISFAAIAALDVPPAESWSATADPASVRTAFDGWHGSVSEILHAAGQVRHWALHDREPLHHWSTDRLTVLGDAAHPMLPFMAQGANQAVEDAMDLAVCLAGARLDTVPAALRRYQSLRAPRTAGIQRRSRDSAAGLHLPDGPEQQARDEAMRRSAAPRHRAWLYSYETEDTRSPLTR from the coding sequence GTGCGGAGGGCGGGGCGGGACAGTGGTCCGCGGATCGCCGTCGTCGGCGCGGGGATAGGCGGCCTGACCCTGGCCGCGGCGCTGCGGACGGCCGGCGTTCCCTGTGTGGTCTACGAGCAGACGCGGGAGTTCTCCGAGATCGGCGCGGGCGTCCAGCTCGCCCCGAACGCGGTGCGCCCGCTGCGCCGGCTCGGGCTCGGTCCCGCGCTGGACGAGCACGCGGTTCGGATCGACGCGGTCGAGTTCCGGACCTGGCAGGGCGCGTCCATCGCCCGCACCGAACTGGGCGCCGAGTGCGAACGGCTCTTCGGCGCCCCTTACTACAGCGTGCACCGGGCACATCTGCACGAGGCTCTGCGGGAACGCGCGGAGCCCGCCTCGCTCCGGCCGGGCCGGCGCCTGCTGCGGGTGGAGGAGCACGCGGACCGGGTACGCCTGGTGTTCGAGGACGGCACCGTCCACGAGGCCGATGTCGTGGTGGGCGCCGACGGAATCCACTCGGTGGTCCGCGACGCCCTCGTCCGGGACGCCCCGGTCTTCTCGGGCCTGAGCGCGTTCCGCGGACTGGTGCCCGCCGACCGCGTCTCGCCGGCCGCCCGGCAGCCCCGGGTCAGGCTGTGGCTGGGACCGGGCGGGCACTTCGTGTGCTACCCCGTGTCCGGGGGCGAGCTGATCAGCTTCGCGGCGATCGCCGCCCTGGACGTCCCGCCGGCCGAGTCGTGGTCGGCCACGGCGGATCCGGCCTCCGTACGTACCGCCTTCGACGGCTGGCACGGCTCGGTCTCCGAGATCCTGCACGCCGCCGGCCAGGTCCGTCACTGGGCGCTGCACGATCGCGAGCCTCTTCACCACTGGTCCACCGACCGGCTGACCGTACTCGGTGACGCCGCGCACCCCATGCTGCCGTTCATGGCCCAGGGCGCCAACCAGGCCGTCGAAGACGCGATGGACCTCGCCGTGTGCCTGGCCGGGGCGCGCCTGGACACCGTGCCGGCGGCGTTGCGCCGGTACCAGTCGCTCCGTGCCCCTCGCACCGCCGGGATACAGCGCCGCTCCCGCGACAGCGCGGCCGGTCTGCACCTCCCCGACGGCCCGGAACAGCAGGCCCGCGACGAGGCCATGCGTCGCTCCGCGGCACCGCGTCACCGGGCGTGGCTGTACTCCTACGAGACCGAGGACACCCGGTCGCCCCTCACCCGATGA
- a CDS encoding GNAT family N-acetyltransferase: MTEIRTPRLILRRWHDDDLAPMAEINADPQVMHWVDDGSVRDLDDTAEAIERWEEEWDEEGFGLFAVELLASGELAGFTGLSVPEFLPEVMPAVAISWRFGSSFWGQGYASEAAQATLEFALQDRGLDRVISISRAGDDASENIIRKLGMVPVLQTEHPVYGLPLSVHAIDLTEFEA; encoded by the coding sequence ATGACCGAGATCCGCACGCCCCGCCTCATCCTCCGTCGCTGGCACGACGACGACCTCGCGCCCATGGCGGAGATCAACGCGGACCCGCAGGTCATGCACTGGGTCGACGACGGTTCGGTGCGCGACCTGGACGACACCGCCGAGGCCATCGAGCGGTGGGAGGAGGAGTGGGACGAGGAGGGCTTCGGTCTCTTCGCCGTCGAACTGCTGGCCTCGGGTGAACTGGCCGGTTTCACCGGCCTGTCCGTGCCCGAGTTCCTGCCGGAGGTGATGCCCGCCGTGGCGATCAGCTGGCGGTTCGGCTCGTCGTTCTGGGGCCAGGGGTACGCGTCCGAGGCCGCCCAGGCCACGCTGGAGTTCGCCCTCCAGGACCGTGGCCTCGACCGCGTCATCAGCATCAGCCGGGCCGGCGACGACGCCTCCGAGAACATCATCCGCAAGCTCGGCATGGTGCCGGTGCTGCAGACCGAACACCCGGTGTACGGTCTGCCGCTGAGCGTCCATGCCATCGATCTCACCGAGTTCGAGGCGTGA
- a CDS encoding SAM-dependent methyltransferase — translation MTDPAQTPGSAVQQKIDTSVPHSARIWNYWLGGKDNYPVDEEAGDAYTAVFPGIVTIARSSRAFLRRNITYLVSEAGIRQFLDIGTGLPTADNTHEVAQRIAPEARIVYVDNDPMVLAHARALLYSTAEGATAYVDADVLDPDRILAAAAETLDLTRPTALILSNILGHVADDDQARSIVTRLMDALPSGSHLSINDGSRGIDPAFERAQDAYNESGAVPYNLRTVDQITAFFDGLELIEPGVVPVPLWRPEPGAPVPGPIGEHGGLARKP, via the coding sequence ATGACGGACCCCGCGCAGACGCCCGGATCAGCGGTGCAGCAGAAGATCGACACGTCGGTGCCGCATTCGGCCCGTATCTGGAACTACTGGCTGGGCGGGAAGGACAACTACCCGGTCGACGAGGAAGCCGGCGACGCCTACACCGCCGTGTTCCCCGGCATTGTCACCATCGCCCGCAGCAGCCGCGCGTTCCTGCGCCGCAACATCACGTACCTGGTCTCCGAGGCGGGCATCCGGCAGTTCCTGGACATCGGCACCGGCCTGCCGACCGCCGACAACACCCACGAGGTCGCGCAGCGGATCGCCCCCGAGGCCAGGATCGTCTACGTCGACAACGACCCGATGGTCCTGGCCCACGCCCGTGCCCTGCTCTACTCCACCGCGGAGGGCGCGACCGCCTACGTCGACGCCGATGTGCTGGACCCGGACCGCATCCTGGCGGCCGCCGCCGAGACGCTGGACCTCACCCGCCCCACGGCCCTCATCCTCAGCAACATCCTGGGTCACGTCGCCGACGACGACCAGGCCCGCTCCATCGTCACCCGCCTGATGGACGCGCTGCCCTCCGGCAGCCACCTCTCCATCAACGACGGGTCACGGGGCATCGACCCCGCCTTCGAGCGGGCCCAGGACGCGTACAACGAGAGCGGCGCGGTCCCGTACAACCTGCGCACCGTCGACCAGATCACCGCGTTCTTCGACGGCCTGGAGCTCATCGAGCCCGGTGTCGTCCCGGTCCCCCTGTGGCGCCCGGAGCCCGGCGCCCCCGTCCCGGGACCCATCGGCGAACACGGCGGCCTCGCCCGCAAACCGTGA
- a CDS encoding PDR/VanB family oxidoreductase — MTSQPLQAPRVPQSVQREDEATLVVGSRVDAADGVVSLVLRHPEGDPLPVWAPGAHIDLLLDNGLVRQYSLCGDPADRGAWQIAVLRAPEGRGGSSYVHDRLREGSAVRVRGPRNNFPLRPAERHLFVAGGVGITVILAMVEAAEAAGADWRLLYGGRTRGSMAFLDRLAPYGDRVMIRPQDEYGLLDLAAFVGSPRAGTLVHACGPEPLLRAAQEQCASWPSGTLGIERFAPVAPSAGAAPAEAFEVVLTRSGHTLTVPPDRSVLDVAEEAGVPVLFSCREGTCGTCETDVLEGTPDHRDSLLDEDERAAGETMLICVSRSCGPRLVLDL; from the coding sequence ATGACCAGCCAGCCACTCCAGGCCCCCCGAGTACCGCAGTCCGTCCAGCGGGAGGACGAGGCGACTCTCGTCGTGGGCAGCCGCGTCGACGCCGCCGACGGCGTCGTCTCCCTGGTGCTGCGCCACCCGGAGGGCGACCCGCTCCCGGTCTGGGCACCGGGAGCCCACATCGACCTGCTGCTGGACAACGGCCTCGTCCGTCAGTACTCCCTGTGCGGGGACCCCGCCGACCGGGGGGCCTGGCAGATCGCCGTCCTGCGCGCGCCGGAGGGCCGCGGCGGTTCCTCGTACGTCCACGACCGGCTGCGGGAGGGTTCGGCCGTGCGGGTGCGGGGGCCGCGGAACAACTTCCCCCTGCGCCCGGCCGAGCGCCATCTCTTCGTCGCGGGCGGGGTCGGCATCACCGTGATCCTGGCGATGGTGGAGGCCGCCGAGGCCGCGGGAGCCGACTGGCGGCTGCTGTACGGCGGCCGCACCCGCGGTTCCATGGCGTTCCTGGACCGCCTCGCGCCCTACGGGGACCGGGTGATGATCCGGCCGCAGGACGAGTACGGCCTGCTGGACCTCGCCGCCTTCGTCGGCTCCCCCCGCGCGGGCACGCTGGTGCACGCCTGCGGTCCGGAGCCGCTGCTTCGTGCCGCACAGGAGCAGTGCGCCTCCTGGCCCTCGGGCACGCTGGGCATCGAGCGGTTCGCTCCGGTCGCGCCGTCGGCCGGGGCGGCGCCGGCCGAGGCCTTCGAGGTGGTGCTCACCCGGTCCGGACACACGCTCACGGTCCCGCCGGACCGCTCGGTGCTCGACGTGGCGGAGGAAGCGGGTGTCCCGGTGCTGTTCTCCTGCCGGGAAGGCACCTGCGGCACGTGCGAGACGGACGTGCTGGAGGGGACGCCGGACCACCGGGACTCCCTGCTCGACGAGGACGAGCGGGCCGCCGGCGAAACCATGCTCATCTGCGTCTCGCGTTCCTGCGGCCCTCGGTTGGTGCTCGACCTCTGA
- a CDS encoding acetyl-CoA C-acyltransferase, whose product MPGSVIVAGARTPIGKLMGGLSSLSAADLGGRAIRAALSAALVDPAAVEAVVMGHVVQAGAGPNPARQAAVAAGIPFAVPAGTVNKLCLSGLHAIALADLMVASGRHEVVVAGGMESMSGAPHLLRGSRTGWKYGAASVEDALDRDALTCAFDGVSMGAATERYQRPFAFTREEQDEYSALSHQRAHRAQESGAFAAEITPVTVAGRRGETVVASDEGVRPQSTAQSLGRLRPAFSAEGTITAGNASQLSDGAAAVVVMSADRARREGLTPLAEIGAYGTVAGPDPSLVVQPAGAVRDALSRDGRLKAGDLDLLEINEAFAGVALASVRELGVPLEKVNVNGGAIALGHPVGMTGARLVVTLTRELLRRGGGTGAAALCGGGGQGDALLLNVPRG is encoded by the coding sequence ATGCCCGGATCCGTCATCGTCGCCGGAGCGAGAACGCCCATCGGCAAGCTCATGGGCGGGCTGAGCAGCCTGTCCGCCGCGGACCTCGGCGGCCGGGCCATCCGCGCCGCGCTGTCCGCGGCACTCGTGGACCCGGCGGCCGTGGAGGCCGTCGTGATGGGCCATGTCGTCCAGGCCGGCGCCGGTCCCAACCCGGCCCGGCAGGCCGCGGTGGCCGCCGGAATCCCGTTCGCCGTACCGGCCGGCACGGTCAACAAGCTGTGCCTGTCCGGGCTGCACGCCATCGCCCTGGCCGATCTCATGGTCGCCTCGGGGCGCCACGAGGTGGTCGTGGCGGGCGGCATGGAGTCCATGTCCGGCGCCCCGCACCTGCTGCGCGGGTCCCGCACCGGCTGGAAGTACGGGGCGGCCTCCGTCGAGGACGCCCTGGATCGCGACGCGCTGACCTGCGCCTTCGACGGGGTCTCCATGGGCGCGGCCACCGAGCGCTACCAGCGGCCCTTCGCGTTCACCCGCGAGGAGCAGGACGAGTACAGCGCGCTGTCGCACCAGCGGGCCCACCGTGCCCAGGAGTCCGGCGCGTTCGCCGCGGAGATCACGCCGGTGACCGTGGCCGGGCGGCGGGGCGAGACGGTGGTGGCGTCCGACGAGGGCGTCCGGCCGCAGAGCACCGCTCAGAGCCTCGGGCGCCTGAGGCCCGCCTTCTCCGCCGAGGGCACGATCACCGCGGGCAACGCCTCGCAGCTGTCCGACGGGGCCGCGGCCGTCGTCGTGATGAGCGCGGACCGCGCCCGCCGGGAGGGCCTGACACCGCTCGCCGAGATCGGCGCCTACGGCACCGTGGCGGGCCCCGACCCCTCCCTGGTGGTGCAGCCGGCCGGTGCGGTGCGCGACGCCCTGTCCCGCGACGGCCGGCTGAAGGCCGGGGACCTCGACCTGCTGGAGATCAACGAGGCGTTCGCCGGGGTCGCCCTGGCCTCCGTACGGGAACTCGGTGTCCCGCTGGAGAAGGTGAACGTCAACGGCGGTGCCATCGCCCTCGGCCATCCCGTCGGCATGACCGGTGCCCGGCTCGTGGTGACCCTCACCCGGGAGCTGCTGCGGCGCGGAGGCGGCACCGGAGCCGCCGCGCTGTGCGGGGGCGGCGGCCAGGGCGACGCGCTGCTGCTGAACGTACCGCGCGGCTGA
- a CDS encoding histidine phosphatase family protein — translation MTELLLVRHGLPVSGVFDPELSPDGIAQAERLAPWLADEGIDALYVSPYRRARETAAPLERLTGLTATVLDDLREWDTDVSHPYTPPEQILPDDPRSVALSEGRYEDFVPDLDRDAFRARAVRAVRTMLDAHPGGRIAAVCHGGITNTYLATVLDIPRMFWFHPGYTSVSRVRRMPGGRIVLHSVNETAHLVAERAVDSVG, via the coding sequence ATGACGGAACTTCTGCTCGTCCGGCACGGCCTTCCCGTCTCGGGCGTCTTCGATCCCGAGCTGTCGCCGGACGGCATCGCCCAGGCCGAGCGCCTCGCCCCCTGGCTGGCGGACGAGGGCATCGACGCGCTCTACGTCAGCCCGTACCGGCGCGCCCGGGAGACGGCGGCGCCGCTCGAACGGCTGACGGGCCTGACCGCCACCGTGCTGGACGACCTGCGCGAGTGGGACACCGATGTCTCCCACCCCTACACCCCGCCGGAGCAGATCCTCCCGGACGACCCCCGGTCGGTGGCGCTCTCCGAGGGACGGTACGAGGACTTCGTACCGGATCTGGACCGGGACGCCTTCCGGGCGCGGGCGGTGCGGGCGGTGCGCACCATGCTGGACGCGCACCCCGGCGGACGGATCGCGGCCGTGTGCCACGGCGGGATCACCAACACCTACCTGGCGACCGTCCTCGACATCCCCCGGATGTTCTGGTTCCACCCGGGCTACACCTCGGTCAGCCGCGTGCGGCGCATGCCGGGCGGGCGGATCGTGCTGCACTCCGTGAACGAGACGGCTCATCTGGTCGCGGAGCGGGCCGTCGACTCCGTCGGCTGA
- a CDS encoding AMP-binding protein: protein MPQQPLDSRARDLPDATALADDTESLSWSRLADQVARLTGRLLEVAPGPEDRVAVLGDNAVATLVAHLAGLRAGVGTVAASRQLTVRELVDLLTDAGAKAVISGPAGESAARRAGAELGLPVVVHGTPAKDDAIGWTEWLAGAEPVAQPAGRPARPPLVYTSGTTGRARGTEVRWVRGPVTDSSAYLEAVAARPGFPPGPHLVCGPLQHNGPLTALRHLAAGRPVVILGRFDAETFLHQVERWRVTSSVMVPTHFGRLLALPPETRVRYDVSSLVQISHTGSACPPEVKRAMIDWLGPVLTESYGASEAGTVARIDSTEWLEHPGSVGRVQPPFDVLVTGDDGSPLPAGELGLLSFRAPEGRGVRYHADEEKTKAAYVAPGVFTLGDIGYVDPDGYIFITDRAADVVVSGGVNLYPAESEAVLREHPRVAEVAVIGVPDPDFGESLRALVVVTDDGAPADGELHAFCRERLAAYKCPKTYEVVPELLRNAMGKLDKRAMRRPYWDSDRTIAG, encoded by the coding sequence ATGCCCCAACAGCCACTGGACTCGCGCGCCCGCGACCTGCCGGACGCGACCGCCCTGGCCGACGACACGGAGAGCCTGTCCTGGTCCCGCCTGGCCGATCAGGTGGCACGCCTGACCGGGCGCCTCCTGGAGGTCGCGCCCGGGCCCGAGGACCGGGTCGCCGTCCTGGGCGACAACGCCGTGGCCACCCTGGTGGCCCATCTGGCCGGCCTGCGGGCGGGTGTCGGAACGGTGGCCGCCTCGCGGCAGCTCACCGTGCGGGAACTGGTCGACCTGCTCACCGACGCGGGAGCGAAGGCCGTGATCAGCGGCCCGGCGGGCGAGTCGGCAGCCCGGCGGGCGGGCGCGGAACTGGGCCTCCCGGTCGTGGTGCACGGGACACCGGCCAAGGACGACGCCATCGGCTGGACCGAGTGGCTGGCCGGGGCGGAACCGGTGGCCCAGCCCGCCGGCCGCCCCGCCCGGCCCCCGCTCGTCTACACCTCGGGCACCACGGGACGGGCCCGCGGCACCGAGGTGCGCTGGGTGCGGGGGCCGGTGACCGACAGCTCCGCGTACCTGGAGGCGGTGGCCGCCCGCCCCGGTTTCCCGCCGGGACCGCACCTGGTGTGCGGCCCGCTCCAGCACAACGGCCCGCTCACCGCCCTGCGTCATCTCGCGGCCGGGCGGCCGGTGGTGATCCTCGGCAGGTTCGACGCGGAGACCTTCCTGCACCAGGTGGAGCGGTGGCGGGTCACCTCGTCGGTGATGGTGCCGACCCACTTCGGCCGCCTCCTCGCGCTGCCGCCGGAGACCCGCGTCCGCTACGACGTCTCCAGCCTGGTGCAGATCTCGCACACCGGCTCCGCGTGCCCGCCGGAGGTGAAGCGGGCCATGATCGACTGGCTCGGTCCGGTGCTGACCGAGTCGTACGGGGCCAGCGAGGCGGGCACGGTCGCGCGCATCGACAGCACCGAGTGGCTGGAGCACCCCGGTTCGGTGGGGCGCGTCCAGCCTCCCTTCGACGTCCTGGTGACCGGCGACGACGGCAGCCCCCTGCCCGCCGGAGAACTCGGGCTGCTGTCCTTCCGGGCGCCGGAGGGCCGCGGTGTGCGCTACCACGCGGACGAGGAAAAGACGAAGGCCGCCTACGTGGCCCCCGGCGTCTTCACCCTCGGCGACATCGGCTACGTCGATCCGGACGGCTACATCTTCATCACCGACCGGGCCGCGGACGTCGTGGTATCCGGCGGGGTGAACCTCTATCCGGCGGAGAGCGAGGCGGTGCTGCGCGAGCACCCGCGGGTCGCCGAGGTCGCGGTCATCGGCGTGCCCGACCCGGACTTCGGCGAGTCACTGCGGGCCCTGGTCGTCGTGACGGACGACGGCGCGCCGGCGGACGGGGAGCTGCACGCGTTCTGCCGCGAGCGGCTGGCCGCGTACAAGTGCCCGAAGACGTACGAGGTGGTCCCGGAACTCCTGCGCAACGCCATGGGCAAGCTCGACAAACGGGCGATGCGCCGCCCGTACTGGGACTCCGACCGGACGATCGCCGGCTGA
- a CDS encoding acyl-CoA dehydrogenase family protein, whose protein sequence is MPQPKVDTWRAEVRQWLAATLAPRQAADTPGHTAADLAVFHNLTDAQERELLDRCRAYQRARHDAGYQALTLPTENGGQGLTAAHAAVFAQEEAAFDVPPSTELISVTVRLVAMSVSLFGTPEQRATHARAFLRTDLLACQLFSEPGAGSDLAALRTRARRDGEDWVIDGQKVWTSGAQFAEYGLLLARTDPDVVKQAGITAFLVPMDSPGVEIRPIRQMSGGASFNEVFLSGVRVPDGLRIGRPGQGWEVANATLAFERTASGSGNRRKGGTFDDVLALARSLERTGDPLVRRRLADLYVRGALRAATVDRVARASAAGGRPGPEASLTKLMASDLLTRTGQVAAELMGARITADTGEPGTFAWTEHLLGAPGYRLAGGTDQIQRNLISERVLKLPGEPRVDKVPFSELSGN, encoded by the coding sequence ATGCCCCAACCGAAGGTCGACACGTGGCGGGCCGAGGTCCGCCAGTGGCTGGCCGCGACACTGGCACCCCGGCAGGCAGCCGACACTCCGGGTCACACCGCCGCCGACCTCGCCGTCTTCCACAACCTCACGGACGCGCAGGAGCGCGAGCTGCTCGACCGCTGCCGCGCCTACCAGCGCGCCCGGCACGACGCCGGCTACCAGGCCCTCACCCTCCCCACGGAGAACGGCGGCCAGGGCCTGACCGCCGCCCACGCGGCCGTCTTCGCACAGGAGGAGGCGGCGTTCGACGTACCGCCCTCCACCGAGCTGATCAGCGTCACGGTGCGACTGGTCGCCATGTCGGTCTCCCTGTTCGGCACGCCCGAGCAGCGCGCGACCCACGCCCGCGCCTTCCTCCGTACGGACCTGCTGGCCTGCCAGCTCTTCAGCGAACCCGGTGCCGGCTCCGACCTGGCCGCCCTGCGCACCCGTGCCCGGCGCGACGGCGAGGACTGGGTGATCGACGGGCAGAAGGTGTGGACCTCGGGCGCCCAGTTCGCCGAGTACGGCCTGCTGCTCGCCCGAACCGACCCGGACGTCGTGAAGCAGGCCGGCATCACCGCCTTCCTGGTGCCCATGGACAGCCCGGGCGTGGAGATCCGCCCCATCCGCCAGATGAGCGGCGGCGCCTCCTTCAACGAGGTGTTCCTCAGCGGCGTACGCGTCCCCGACGGGCTGCGGATCGGCCGCCCCGGCCAGGGCTGGGAAGTGGCCAACGCCACCCTCGCCTTCGAACGCACCGCCTCCGGCTCCGGCAACCGGCGCAAGGGCGGCACCTTCGACGACGTCCTCGCCCTCGCCCGCTCGCTGGAGCGGACCGGGGACCCGCTGGTGCGCCGGCGTCTCGCCGACCTGTATGTGCGCGGCGCGCTGCGGGCCGCCACCGTGGACCGCGTCGCCCGGGCGAGCGCGGCCGGCGGACGGCCGGGCCCCGAGGCCTCGCTGACCAAGCTCATGGCATCCGACCTTCTGACGCGCACCGGGCAGGTGGCCGCCGAACTGATGGGCGCCCGGATCACCGCCGACACCGGCGAGCCGGGCACCTTCGCCTGGACGGAACACCTGCTGGGCGCGCCCGGCTACCGGCTGGCCGGGGGCACCGACCAGATCCAGCGCAACCTGATCAGCGAGCGGGTGCTGAAGCTGCCGGGGGAGCCGCGGGTCGACAAGGTGCCGTTCTCCGAACTGTCCGGAAACTGA